From Ammoniphilus oxalaticus:
CTTAGTGGTTGCCGTGATCGTTTCAACGATTTTGTTAGTCGGCGTTATTTATCTAGAACCACTGCAACCGATTTTTAAAACAGTCCCTCTAAACTCAGCGGAGTGGATTACCTTACTTAGCTTGGCGGCAGTGCCGACAATTGTGTTTGGAACGGCTCGTTTAATGATCGACGCATGGGGCAAGCAAGCGAAAAAAATATAATGATGAAAAATTGAGCAACGGCGTAAGCGCCGTTGCTCATCTTTTAACTAAATTACGTGGAGACATATATGATACTTTAAAAATAGGTCGGTGAGCTAATGATAAAGAGTATGACTGGTTATGGACAAGCTGTCGTTGAAACAGATGAGGCGCGGCTAATGGTTGAAATGAGGAGTGTGAACCACCGTTTCTTAGATATTTCCGCGCGGATGCCGCGAGACTGGACTGCGATGGAAGAACTAGTTAAGAAACAAGTCGGGCGTTATGTGAAGCGGGGCAAGGTGGATTTATTCGTCAGTTTTGAGACAACAGTTTCGCGAGGAAATCAAGTTTCAGTCGATTGGACGTTAGCGGATGAATACGCGCGCGTTCATCAGCTTTTTGTTGAACGTTACCAGTTGGCGGAGTGTCAGCTTACTGCTCTTGAAATGATGAACTTACCAGAAGTAATCTCTGTGGAGGAGTCAAAAGATGAGGCGGAATTGGTCCAAAAAATGCTGATTGAAGCCGTCGATTACGCTTGTCAGTCATTCCTACATATGAGACAATCTGAAGGAAACTATTTGCGTGAGGAACTTACGAAACGAATCCGCCTCGTTATGCGGTTTGTGGATAATATAAAGGAACGAGGTCCGCTTGTCGCAGCGTCCTATCAAGAGCGTTTAGGGCGCCGTATGGAGGAGTTGCTCGCGGGCAGATGGGAAGCGGATGAAGGTAAGATCTTGACAGAAGTTGCCAGTTTTGCGGAAAGGGCCGATGTTGATGAAGAAATTACCCGTCTCCATAGTCATTGCAAACAATTTTTATCCGCGCTTGAAGCAACTGATTCCGTCGGGAGAAAATTAGATTTTCTTGTTCAGGAAATGAATCGGGAAGTCAATACGATTGGGTCGAAGGCGCATGATCTCCAGATTAGCCAGAAAGTTGTAGAACTGAAAGCAGAATTGGAAAAGATGAGAGAACAAGTTCAAAACATTGAGTAGGGGGTGCGGAGTTGGCTATTAAACTGATCAATATAGGGTTTGGTAACATTGTTTCCGCGAATCGAATCGTCTCCATCGTCAGCCCAGAATCGGCTCCGATTAAACGAATCGTACAAGAAGCTAGAGATCGCGGGATGTTAATTGATGCTACATATGGAAGAAGGACGAGAGCGGTGATCATCACCGATAGTGATCATGTCATTTTATCGGCTGTCCAACCTGAAACGGTCGCGCAACGTTTGTCAACCAAAGAGGAGGACACGGATGAATAAGCAAGTTTCGGAACTGGATCAGGGCCTGCTGGTTGTTCTATCAGGCCCTTCCGGTGTTGGTAAAGGGACCGTGTGCGCCGCTTTAAGGGAACGTATGCCTGAATTGGTTTATTCCGTTTCTGCGACAACAAGGCAGATCCGAGCGGGAGAACAAGATGGCGTAAATTATTTCTTTAAACAAAAAGAAGACTTTTTAAAGATGATCGAAAATGATCAGCTGTTAGAATGGGCAGAATATGTGGGGAACTATTACGGCACGCCGCGGGAATTTGTGAAAAAGACATTAGCTACTGGAAAAGACGTTATTTTGGAAATTGAAGTGCAGGGGGCATTGCAAGTCAAACAAAAATTCCCAGAGGGAGTTTTTATTTTCTTAGCTCCTCCTGACCTAAAAGAATTGCGTAGTCGAATTGTCGGCAGAGGCACAGAAACGGAAGACACCGTTAATAGTCGGATGGCGGTTGCCAAAGAAGAGATTGAGTTGATGGACAACTATAATTATGTTGTCGTCAATGACCAAGTCGATCTCGCTTGCGCCCGAATCGAAAGCATTATTACAGCAGAACATTTGCAAAAAGACCGTCAAATAGCGAAATATCGTAAATGGATTAAGGAGGTTTAATGATGATTTTTCCGTCGATTGATAAACTTGTCGAGAAAGTAGAGAGCAAATATACACTCGTTACGCTAGCGGCTAAACGAGCTCGCGGACTACGAGAAGTAGAAAAGGACGCAAAAGCGGACGAGCCTGAATCAAAGAAATTTGTAGGCATCGCCTTGAACGAAATCATGGAAGATGATTTGAAATATGAAAAACCGGTATCAGCGACGGACGAATAATGAACGGATCCTGCGTTCGTTTCTAGTCACAACGGGTTAAACCATGGAAACGTAGAAAAAGGAGGGGATTGTGTATGCTGCATGGGAAAACGATTGTGTTAGGTGTTACTGGGGGAATCGCCGCCTATAAGGCGGCTGCGTTATGCAGCGCTTTAGTTCAAAAAGGGGCGGAAGTCCACGTGATTTTAACAGCATCCGCGGCCGAGTTTATCCAACCGCTCACTTTTCAAGCGCTTTCTAGGCGACACGTGATTGTTGATATGTTCGTGGAGCAAGACCCAACCATTATTTCCCATATTGATTTAGCGGATCGCGCCGATCTCGTCGTCATCGCGCCGACGACGGCGAATGTGATCGCGAAGGCAACCCATGGGATTGCGGATGATATGTTAACGACGATGTTGTTAGCGACACGCGCCCCGGTGATGATTTGTCCGGCGATGAATGTACATATGTATGAGCATGTAGCCGTTCAGCAAAATATGGATACCCTTCGGGAGCGAGGGGTTTTGTTTGTTGAACCTGCAGAAGGGTTCCTTGCGTGCGGTTATGTTGGCAAGGGTAGGATGGCTGAACCGGATGTAATTGCGGATAAGGTTGTTCAATTTTTCACGAAAAAACAAGATCTTCATGGTAAAACCGTGTTGGTTACTGCGGGAGCGACGCGAGAAGCATTTGATCCGATTCGGTTCATAACCAATCGATCGACGGGGAAGATGGGTTACGCGATTGCTGAAGGCGCCAGAGCGAGAGGCGCTAAAGTCATCTTAGTGAGCGGGATTACCCATATAGCGCAACCGAGCGGTGTACAGACGCGCGTGGTTGAATCTGCTGAGGATATGTATCAAACCGTTTGCCGTTATGCCGATGAAGCGGATGTGATTATCAAATCGGCGGCAGTATCCGATTACCGTCCTATCGAGGTTCATGACCAGAAGGTGAAGAAAAAGGATGGCAATTTGGTGATCGAATTTGCTCGCACCAAAGACATCTTAAAGCATCTAGGCGAACACAAACAGGCAAACCAGATTTTGATTGGATTCGCAGCGGAAACGGAACGAGTGGAAGAGTACGCGATGGAAAAAATTATGAGTAAAAACCTTGATTTTATCGTTGCTAACAACGTGGCGATGGAAGGAGCAGGGTTTGGGACTGATACAAATATTGTTAGTTTATATGATCAAGCGGGTTTAGTCTTTTCACTTCCGCAACTTAGCAAACGCGAAGTTGCGGAACGGATTCTCGATGAAGTCGTCGCCCGTTCGAAGGGGAAAAATACGTGTATGCCCAAGTAATCGTTGATGTGCCGCATGTTGAGACGGACAAGCCATTCGACTACCACATTCCGTCTGAATTACGTCCGCATCTGACGATTGGAAGTCGCGTTTCCGCGCCTTTCGGCAATCGTAAAATCCAAGGGTATGTGGTTGGTTTGTCAGAAACAACAAGTGTGAAAAAGGCGCGTGACCTTGAAGATGTTCTCGATGTTGTCCCACCTTTAACACCTGAACTGATCGAATTAGGAGAATGGATGAGTGAGCGCTATCTATGTCGCCGTTACGTCTCCTTTCAAGCGATGTTGCCGGCTGCCCTTCGTTCAAGTTACA
This genomic window contains:
- the coaBC gene encoding bifunctional phosphopantothenoylcysteine decarboxylase/phosphopantothenate--cysteine ligase CoaBC, with translation MLHGKTIVLGVTGGIAAYKAAALCSALVQKGAEVHVILTASAAEFIQPLTFQALSRRHVIVDMFVEQDPTIISHIDLADRADLVVIAPTTANVIAKATHGIADDMLTTMLLATRAPVMICPAMNVHMYEHVAVQQNMDTLRERGVLFVEPAEGFLACGYVGKGRMAEPDVIADKVVQFFTKKQDLHGKTVLVTAGATREAFDPIRFITNRSTGKMGYAIAEGARARGAKVILVSGITHIAQPSGVQTRVVESAEDMYQTVCRYADEADVIIKSAAVSDYRPIEVHDQKVKKKDGNLVIEFARTKDILKHLGEHKQANQILIGFAAETERVEEYAMEKIMSKNLDFIVANNVAMEGAGFGTDTNIVSLYDQAGLVFSLPQLSKREVAERILDEVVARSKGKNTCMPK
- the remA gene encoding extracellular matrix/biofilm regulator RemA — encoded protein: MAIKLINIGFGNIVSANRIVSIVSPESAPIKRIVQEARDRGMLIDATYGRRTRAVIITDSDHVILSAVQPETVAQRLSTKEEDTDE
- the rpoZ gene encoding DNA-directed RNA polymerase subunit omega, which translates into the protein MMIFPSIDKLVEKVESKYTLVTLAAKRARGLREVEKDAKADEPESKKFVGIALNEIMEDDLKYEKPVSATDE
- the gmk gene encoding guanylate kinase translates to MNKQVSELDQGLLVVLSGPSGVGKGTVCAALRERMPELVYSVSATTRQIRAGEQDGVNYFFKQKEDFLKMIENDQLLEWAEYVGNYYGTPREFVKKTLATGKDVILEIEVQGALQVKQKFPEGVFIFLAPPDLKELRSRIVGRGTETEDTVNSRMAVAKEEIELMDNYNYVVVNDQVDLACARIESIITAEHLQKDRQIAKYRKWIKEV
- a CDS encoding YicC/YloC family endoribonuclease, which gives rise to MIKSMTGYGQAVVETDEARLMVEMRSVNHRFLDISARMPRDWTAMEELVKKQVGRYVKRGKVDLFVSFETTVSRGNQVSVDWTLADEYARVHQLFVERYQLAECQLTALEMMNLPEVISVEESKDEAELVQKMLIEAVDYACQSFLHMRQSEGNYLREELTKRIRLVMRFVDNIKERGPLVAASYQERLGRRMEELLAGRWEADEGKILTEVASFAERADVDEEITRLHSHCKQFLSALEATDSVGRKLDFLVQEMNREVNTIGSKAHDLQISQKVVELKAELEKMREQVQNIE